The bacterium DNA segment GCCGCGGCGCCGTGGCCGCCGGACCACGCCGCGTCCGCGCGCGCCGGTTCGGCGCGGCCCCGCCCCGCGACGACGGGCTCACGTCGCGCCACGCTCCACGCGGAAGATGTGCGCCGGCTGCTCGGAGGGCCGGAGCGACACGTAGTTGCGGGCGCCGCGCCAGGCGTACCGCGCGTCGGTCAGCAGATCCGTTACGGCAAACGGTTCGTCCGCCCCGAGGCCGAGCGCGTCGAGCGCCAGCGCGGTCCACCCCGACTGCGCGGAGTGCGGGTCGAGGTTCACGACAACGAGCACCGCGTCCCCGCCGCCGTAGGCGGCCGTCTTGCTGTAGCAGAGCAACTGGTCGTTGTCCACCCCGTGAAAGACGAGCGAATCGTCGCGCTGCAGCGCCGGATGCGCGCGGCGGATCGTGTTTACACGGCCGATCAGGCCGCGCAGACTGTCCGGCCGGTCGAGCGCCCAGTGTTTGATCTCGTACTTCTCGGCGTTGAGGTATTCTTCGCTCGCCGGCGGCGGGCTGTTCGGCGCGGCCGACTGATGCTCGCACAGCTCGAACGCCGGCCCGTAGATACCGTAGTTGGCGCCGAGGGTCGCCGCGAGCACGAGCCGCACCGCGAACGCCGGGCGGCCCCCGTCCTGCAGATATTTATGCAAGATATCGGGCGTGTTCGGCCAGAGGTGCGGGCGGAAGAAGTCCCGCACGGGCGACCGCGTCAGCTCCGAAAAGTACTGCACGAGCTCCGCCTTGGCGGTGCGCCACGTGAAGTACGTGTACGACTGCGTGAAGCCCAGCTTGGCCAAGCGGTACATCACCTTGGGCCGCGTGAACGCCTCGGCGAGAAAGATCACATCGGGGTCGGTGCGGTGGATGTCCTCGATCAGCCACTCCCAAAACGGAAACGGTTTCGTGTGCGGATTGTCTACGCGGAAGATCCGTACGCCTTCGCCCATCCAAAAACGCACGACGCCGAGGAGCTCCTTCCAGAGGCTCTGCCATCCGGCGGACTCGAAGTCGAACGGGTAGATATCCTGGTACTTCTTCGGTGGGTTTTCCGCGTACTGGATCGTGCCGTCCGGCCGCCGCCGGAACCACTCCGGATGCTCGCGGGCATACGGATGGTCCGGCGCGCACTGGTAGGCCAGGTCGAGCGCGACCTCCAGGCCGTGCTCGCGGGCGCGCGTCACGAGCCGCCGGAAGGCGTCGAGCGTGCCGAGTTGCGGGTGAATCGCGGTGTGCCCGCCCTCGGCCGCGCCGATCGCCCACGGGCTTCCCGGATCGCCGGGCGCCGCGATTTCGGCGTTGTTACGCCCCTTGCGGTGGTCGCGTCCGACCGGATGGATCGGCGGCAGGTACAGAACGTCGAAGCCCATACCGGCGACGTACGGCAGGCGCGCCTCGCAGTCCGCGAAAGTCCCGTGCCGCCCGGGCTCCGGCGAGGTGGAACGCGGAAACATCTCGTACCACGCGCCGCACCGGGCGCGCTCGCGGTCCACGACGAGGCGCAACTCGGGCGCGTACCGCGCGGCCGCGGTCCGATCGGGGTGACGCCGCACCGCGGCGGCGAGATCGTCCGACAGCGCGATCCGCACCGCGTCCGCATCGCCCGCGCCGAGACGGTCCGCCCAGGCCGCCAGCGGCTTGGCCTCCGCCTGCCCGCCGGCGCGGCGCGCGGCGGCCCGCACGAGCGCCGCGCCGATCTCGAGGTCCACCCGCACGTCCTGCCGGGCGTCCACGCGCTTCGCGAGATCGCGCGTCCACGTGGCGAAATGGTCGACCCAGACCTCCACCGTGTAGCGGTACCGGCCGGCGTGGGACGCGGCGAACGTGCCGCGCCAGCGGTCGTTGTCGACCAGGGCGAGCGGCGCCTCGCTCCATCGACGGTCGCCCTCCCTCCGGTAGCGCAGCACGCCGGCCAGGACGTCGTGGCCGTCGGCGAACGCGTCGCACTCGACGACCACCGTGTCGCCGGCGATGCGCTTTGCCGGGAACCGCCCGCAGTCGACCTGGGGCGTGAGGGCCTCTATGGCGACTCGGGGCTTTGCCTCCATAATCACCCGCCCGGGCGTGGACGTTCGGAGCGGCGCAGGCAACGCGGGGTCACCGCGGCGCGATGATTTCCTCCAGGCGCACGCCGTCGCCCCGCGTGGTCGCGACCGTGATGTGATCGCCGCCGTGCAGCACGGTGTCGCCGCGGGGCACGAGCATTCGGGTGCCCCGGCGCAGCGCCACGACGAGGCTGTCCGGCGATACGGCCAGCGCGCTGAGGGGCCGGCCGGCGATCGCCGATTCGGGCGGGATCGCAAAATGCACGAGCCGCGTCCCGAGGTATACGCGCTCGGCTTCGGTCCCGCGGTCCACCTCGTCGAGAATCTCGGGAAAGCGCGGCGGATACAGGTCGTAGAGGTACCGGTACATGGCATCGATCAGGAAATCCACCTCGCCCGCCGCCATCCAGGTCCGCTGCAGGTGGTCGAGGCACAAGAACACGTTCCGGCAGTGTTCGCGCGCCTCGAGCAGCACGCGCCGCCAGCGCGCCGCGTT contains these protein-coding regions:
- a CDS encoding alpha-1,4-glucan--maltose-1-phosphate maltosyltransferase, with the translated sequence MEAKPRVAIEALTPQVDCGRFPAKRIAGDTVVVECDAFADGHDVLAGVLRYRREGDRRWSEAPLALVDNDRWRGTFAASHAGRYRYTVEVWVDHFATWTRDLAKRVDARQDVRVDLEIGAALVRAAARRAGGQAEAKPLAAWADRLGAGDADAVRIALSDDLAAAVRRHPDRTAAARYAPELRLVVDRERARCGAWYEMFPRSTSPEPGRHGTFADCEARLPYVAGMGFDVLYLPPIHPVGRDHRKGRNNAEIAAPGDPGSPWAIGAAEGGHTAIHPQLGTLDAFRRLVTRAREHGLEVALDLAYQCAPDHPYAREHPEWFRRRPDGTIQYAENPPKKYQDIYPFDFESAGWQSLWKELLGVVRFWMGEGVRIFRVDNPHTKPFPFWEWLIEDIHRTDPDVIFLAEAFTRPKVMYRLAKLGFTQSYTYFTWRTAKAELVQYFSELTRSPVRDFFRPHLWPNTPDILHKYLQDGGRPAFAVRLVLAATLGANYGIYGPAFELCEHQSAAPNSPPPASEEYLNAEKYEIKHWALDRPDSLRGLIGRVNTIRRAHPALQRDDSLVFHGVDNDQLLCYSKTAAYGGGDAVLVVVNLDPHSAQSGWTALALDALGLGADEPFAVTDLLTDARYAWRGARNYVSLRPSEQPAHIFRVERGAT